In Rhodamnia argentea isolate NSW1041297 chromosome 4, ASM2092103v1, whole genome shotgun sequence, the following proteins share a genomic window:
- the LOC115744482 gene encoding uncharacterized protein LOC115744482: MRRLLLVCLFFVICSKVLSSESESILRPAHSQYKLREEESPAALDLISKTEEKYHQGKTEERDCQNNQGEVQKVHHLNSANRGKAVYGGGNLNKPRKKTHSGAPSNVLHASFLPAAVGPVVIGLFNVILFF, translated from the exons ATGAGGAGACTATTGCTTGTGTGCCTCTTCTTCGTCATCTGCAGCAAGGTTCTCTCTTCCGAATCTGAAAGCATTCTCAGACCAGCCCATAGTCAATACAAGCTGAGAGAGGAGGAAAGTCCAG CTGCCCTTGACTTGATCAGTAAAACAGAAGAGAAATACCATCAAGGGAAAACCGAAGAGAGAGACTGCCAAAACAATCAGGGGGAAGTTCAGAAAGTTCATCATCTGAACAGTGCCAACAGAGGAAAGGCCGTTTATGGAGGCGGGAATCTCAACAAGCCACGTAAAAAGACTCACAGTGGTGCGCCCTCCAACGTGCTTCATGCTTCTTTCCTGCCTGCAGCAGTAGGACCAGTAGTAATTGGACTTTTCAATGTCATTCTGTTCTTCTAA
- the LOC115744483 gene encoding UPF0057 membrane protein At4g30660, with the protein MPSGCAILCEILIAILLPPLGVCFRHGCCSVEFWICVLLTILGYIPGIIYALYAIVFVNRDEFFDEYRRPLYAAA; encoded by the exons ATGCCGAGTGGATGCGCGATCCTCTGCGAAATCCTCATCGCCATCTTGCTTCCTCCTCTGGGCGTCTGCTTCAGGCATGGTTGCTGCAGT GTTGAGTTCTGGATCTGCGTGTTGCTGACGATCCTTGGTTACATCCCAGGAATCATATACGCTCTCTATGCGATCGTGTTTGTCAACCGCGATGAGTTCTTCGATGAGTACCGGCGTCCGCTTTATGCCGCCGCCTAG